From a single Rhodococcus qingshengii JCM 15477 genomic region:
- a CDS encoding WS/DGAT domain-containing protein, whose product MTPTDAQTFWISEKIPNDQLLLYCFDGQSQHMDELRRSVVERASLIPDLNVRIRESPWHLDYPVWEPMPVDASLVRVHELPENSWLSCIHGIEKLLENHVDPRESPWTLHLFHGVTGVPRCSGPALIAVLQVAHSLADGKRASAIARQLFSPQPPAKQKTDVRRSGSAEILGRAALRLPGQLVSLFRDGRAGHRAQLQLQADTESGVVAPQAASRPKVRSNIPPGPHRLVRMVVRDSADFRGDGVSVTVGAMTAISVAMANYLTERDGSVPPELGAEVTIAKAGTPTARNHFRNAGVGLFPEVDDLRERAQLIRESMDERRARASHPSSAASDLALNAVPGPLVRWGVQQYDFTAVPDEVTGNTVVSSVARGDADLVLGGGVVRFTAGFPSLSPVMSLTHGVHGIGDTVTISITSSPASIPDIDVYEQMMHDAIDEVREALS is encoded by the coding sequence ATGACGCCCACCGATGCCCAAACCTTCTGGATTTCGGAGAAGATCCCGAACGATCAGCTGCTGCTCTACTGTTTCGACGGGCAGAGCCAGCACATGGACGAGCTACGACGCTCGGTGGTGGAAAGAGCGTCGCTCATTCCGGATCTCAATGTTCGGATTCGTGAATCACCGTGGCACCTCGACTATCCGGTGTGGGAGCCCATGCCGGTCGACGCCTCCTTGGTGAGAGTGCATGAGCTGCCCGAAAACTCGTGGCTCTCGTGCATTCACGGAATCGAGAAGCTACTCGAGAACCACGTCGACCCGCGCGAGTCCCCGTGGACGCTGCACCTGTTTCACGGCGTCACCGGCGTGCCGCGCTGCAGTGGCCCGGCGCTGATCGCAGTTCTGCAGGTCGCTCATTCTCTGGCGGACGGCAAACGCGCGTCGGCGATTGCTCGCCAGCTGTTCTCGCCGCAACCGCCCGCGAAGCAGAAGACGGACGTGCGGCGTAGCGGATCAGCCGAGATTCTGGGCCGCGCCGCCCTGCGCCTTCCGGGCCAACTTGTTTCGCTGTTCCGCGACGGCCGGGCGGGGCACCGCGCGCAGTTACAGCTGCAGGCGGACACCGAATCGGGAGTTGTTGCGCCGCAGGCAGCGAGCCGTCCGAAGGTGCGCTCGAACATCCCTCCCGGACCGCACCGACTGGTGCGCATGGTCGTGCGGGACAGCGCAGATTTCCGTGGCGACGGCGTATCCGTCACAGTCGGAGCGATGACAGCCATCTCGGTAGCGATGGCGAACTACCTCACCGAGCGAGACGGCTCGGTACCGCCCGAATTGGGAGCTGAGGTGACCATCGCCAAGGCAGGTACACCCACGGCGCGCAATCACTTCCGCAATGCAGGTGTCGGGCTGTTCCCGGAAGTCGATGATCTTCGTGAGCGAGCCCAATTGATCAGGGAGTCGATGGACGAGCGTCGCGCACGTGCGTCCCATCCATCCAGCGCAGCGTCGGATCTCGCGCTGAACGCTGTTCCCGGCCCGCTGGTCCGTTGGGGCGTGCAGCAATACGATTTCACGGCAGTACCCGACGAGGTCACTGGAAACACCGTGGTGTCGAGTGTCGCGCGCGGTGACGCGGATCTGGTGCTCGGAGGCGGCGTCGTTCGGTTCACAGCGGGCTTCCCGAGTTTGTCGCCGGTCATGTCGTTGACCCACGGCGTACACGGGATCGGGGACACGGTGACGATCAGCATCACCAGCAGTCCGGCCTCGATTCCGGACATCGATGTGTACGAGCAGATGATGCACGACGCGATCGACGAGGTGCGCGAGGCGCTGTCGTGA
- a CDS encoding PE-PPE domain-containing protein: MAEVTVLAVGGTGESHVGDHGARVRGLLSAVTDELDSRFDSRWVAYPASYGPVADGGLSFRHSTAMGVKALTAEIAQTDGPVMLIGYSQGCTVIRSALPTLNRANIIGVGLISDPQQPADVIEGCEGHGVAGDGPEIQPWIPVKWIGHPQDMICNASDDSYIRDIADLTRWMSFSQARVWAGKVWELLRSNAFQNAQKTRFSPKQWRTDLRRIRTAFLEVLGYLPTKLNLNRFQLKNPRGGRHISYAIEPLDESGLTGCELLASWMKVHASGVGQRIHAA, encoded by the coding sequence ATGGCTGAGGTAACCGTTCTTGCAGTTGGCGGCACCGGCGAATCCCACGTCGGCGACCACGGCGCCCGTGTGCGCGGACTCCTCAGTGCCGTCACCGACGAACTCGACAGTCGATTCGATTCTCGCTGGGTCGCTTATCCCGCATCGTACGGTCCGGTCGCCGACGGTGGCCTGAGCTTTCGGCACAGCACCGCGATGGGTGTGAAGGCCCTCACCGCCGAAATCGCACAGACAGACGGCCCGGTCATGCTGATCGGATACTCACAGGGATGCACCGTGATCCGCTCGGCTCTTCCGACGCTGAACCGCGCCAACATCATCGGAGTCGGACTGATCTCCGATCCTCAACAACCGGCAGACGTGATCGAAGGTTGTGAGGGACACGGAGTTGCCGGCGACGGACCCGAGATCCAGCCGTGGATTCCGGTCAAGTGGATCGGGCACCCGCAGGACATGATCTGTAATGCCAGCGACGACAGCTACATTCGCGACATCGCAGACTTGACGCGCTGGATGTCCTTCTCGCAGGCACGCGTGTGGGCAGGAAAGGTTTGGGAACTACTTCGTAGCAATGCTTTCCAGAATGCGCAGAAGACTCGTTTCAGTCCGAAACAGTGGCGTACCGATCTACGACGTATTCGCACCGCGTTCCTCGAAGTACTTGGTTACCTGCCGACGAAGTTGAACCTGAACCGATTTCAGCTCAAGAACCCTCGCGGCGGTAGACACATCAGCTACGCGATCGAACCTCTCGACGAGAGCGGACTGACCGGGTGTGAGCTTCTGGCGTCGTGGATGAAGGTCCACGCGAGCGGCGTCGGGCAGCGCATTCACGCGGCCTGA
- a CDS encoding phage holin family protein, whose amino-acid sequence MISFLIRAAIFLGSAAVGLLVASLILSGFSAPTSGFIVAVVIFAIAQSVLAPFIATVAKRHAPAFLGGIGLVSTFVALLVASLFSNLSISGVSTWILGTVVVWLVTAVATLVLPLLFVRKKVQEKKAQ is encoded by the coding sequence ATGATCAGCTTCCTGATTCGCGCCGCGATCTTCCTGGGTTCTGCCGCTGTCGGGCTTCTAGTTGCGTCGTTGATTCTTTCGGGCTTCTCGGCGCCCACATCCGGATTCATCGTTGCGGTCGTGATCTTTGCGATTGCGCAGTCGGTCCTGGCGCCGTTCATCGCCACGGTGGCAAAGCGCCATGCACCGGCATTTCTCGGCGGAATCGGATTGGTGTCGACATTTGTCGCGCTGTTGGTGGCGTCGCTCTTCTCCAATCTGTCGATCTCCGGTGTCTCGACGTGGATTCTGGGAACCGTCGTCGTGTGGCTGGTAACCGCCGTTGCGACGCTGGTTCTTCCGTTGTTGTTCGTGCGTAAGAAAGTTCAGGAGAAGAAGGCACAGTGA
- a CDS encoding SRPBCC family protein codes for MASQNSDEFLVERTTIVKAEAPVVFALINDFHQWTQWSPWEGLDPAMQRTYAGPDAGVGASYAWAGNKKAGSGSMVITESVPNERVVLDLAFLKPFKAQNVTTFLISPNSGEVQVTWKMTGEKNLFFKIFGFIFSMDKLVGKDFEKGLSQLKAAAEKS; via the coding sequence ATGGCTTCGCAGAATTCCGACGAATTCCTGGTAGAACGTACGACGATCGTCAAGGCAGAAGCACCGGTCGTCTTCGCGTTGATCAACGATTTCCATCAGTGGACTCAGTGGTCGCCGTGGGAAGGTCTCGACCCGGCGATGCAGCGTACGTACGCGGGTCCTGACGCGGGCGTCGGGGCTTCGTACGCCTGGGCGGGAAACAAGAAGGCGGGCTCCGGTTCGATGGTGATCACCGAATCCGTCCCGAATGAACGAGTAGTTTTGGACCTGGCCTTCCTCAAGCCGTTCAAGGCGCAGAACGTCACCACGTTTCTCATCTCGCCGAATTCCGGTGAAGTTCAGGTGACGTGGAAGATGACCGGAGAGAAGAATCTGTTCTTCAAGATCTTCGGTTTCATCTTCAGCATGGACAAGCTTGTCGGAAAGGATTTCGAGAAGGGCCTGTCCCAGCTGAAAGCTGCTGCAGAAAAGAGCTGA
- a CDS encoding mismatch-specific DNA-glycosylase, with the protein MGFTRAELESFRDAEIEDLIGPDCRLLFVGINPGLWTAATGAHFARPGNRFYPALLRAGIIEHAIDPSAGMSDADTQHLIDRGVGITNLAVRATARADELTSEELATGGVRVRNIVRATNPVVVAFAGITAYRTAFGDKKAKAGRQDRDFEGTKLWIVPNPSGLNAHETVDTLAAKYRSAASEAGIL; encoded by the coding sequence ATGGGATTCACGCGCGCCGAACTGGAATCGTTCCGAGACGCCGAGATCGAGGATCTGATCGGGCCGGATTGCCGGCTGTTGTTCGTCGGTATCAACCCGGGACTGTGGACTGCCGCAACAGGCGCGCATTTCGCCAGGCCGGGCAATCGGTTCTATCCGGCACTGCTGCGGGCAGGCATCATCGAGCATGCGATCGATCCTTCCGCGGGTATGTCGGACGCTGACACACAGCATCTGATCGATCGGGGAGTGGGCATCACCAATTTGGCGGTGCGGGCAACTGCGCGCGCCGATGAATTGACGTCGGAGGAACTCGCAACTGGCGGAGTTCGGGTCCGAAACATCGTGCGCGCAACCAATCCAGTAGTCGTTGCCTTCGCCGGAATCACCGCCTATCGAACAGCTTTCGGTGACAAGAAGGCGAAGGCTGGGCGTCAGGACCGTGATTTCGAGGGGACAAAACTCTGGATCGTGCCCAATCCCAGCGGCCTCAACGCACACGAGACGGTGGACACATTGGCAGCGAAGTATCGTTCCGCCGCATCCGAAGCCGGAATTCTCTGA
- a CDS encoding VOC family protein, with translation MTRPNIGMDYAVLDCPDPAALANFYVQVLEWKSVRDEDDWHVIEGPGGGRLAFQLAPDFVPVDWPTSGVGIHLDLFVDSLEPAEAWVISLGAQRVTDIPEHQTFRVYRDPVGHFFCLCLRD, from the coding sequence GTGACGCGCCCGAACATCGGTATGGACTACGCAGTCCTGGACTGCCCGGATCCGGCTGCATTGGCCAACTTCTACGTCCAGGTCCTCGAGTGGAAAAGTGTTCGCGACGAGGATGATTGGCACGTGATCGAAGGGCCCGGCGGGGGGCGGCTCGCATTTCAGCTCGCTCCGGATTTCGTTCCGGTGGACTGGCCGACCTCCGGTGTCGGGATCCATCTGGATCTGTTCGTGGATTCTCTTGAACCCGCCGAGGCTTGGGTGATCAGCCTGGGTGCGCAGCGGGTGACCGACATTCCGGAACATCAGACTTTCCGCGTGTACCGCGACCCGGTCGGTCACTTTTTCTGCCTGTGCCTGCGGGACTGA
- a CDS encoding fumarate hydratase, with the protein MADFLYEDLLPIGDDTTEYRLLTTEGVSTVEGPDGRTFLQVEPEAMRLLTETALHDISHYLRTDHLTQLASILDDPEASNNDKFVALDLLKNANIAAAGVLPMCQDTGTAIVMGKRGQHVLTPGDDEKSIARGVYDAYTRLNLRYSQNAPITMWDEKNTGNNLPAQIELYADTAAGHENSYKFLFMAKGGGSANKSYLYQETKAILNPDSMMQFLEAKIRSLGTAACPPYHLAIVVGGTSAEFAMKTAKYASAHYLDELPTEGAITGRGFRDHELEKKVFELTQKIGIGAQFGGKYFCHDVRVVRLPRHGASLPVAIAVSCSADRQAKAKITPEGVFLEQLEFNPGRFLPEVTDAQLDEETDGISGTGKGAAVKIDLTKPMSEILAELSKHPVKTRLSLTGPLVVARDIAHAKIKERLDAGEEMPQYLKDHPVYYAGPAKTPDGMASGSFGPTTAGRMDSYVEQFQAAGGSMIMLAKGNRSKQVTDACNSHGGFYLGSIGGPAARLALDCIKKVDILEYAELGMEAVWKIDVEDFPAFIVVDDKGNDFFAHTGEVTLTIGKRPGL; encoded by the coding sequence ATGGCCGACTTCCTCTATGAGGACCTGTTGCCGATCGGTGATGACACCACCGAGTACCGATTGCTCACCACCGAAGGGGTGTCGACAGTCGAGGGACCGGACGGCCGCACCTTCCTGCAGGTCGAGCCGGAAGCGATGCGCTTGCTGACCGAAACGGCGCTGCACGACATCTCTCATTACCTGCGCACGGATCACCTGACGCAACTCGCGAGCATCCTCGACGATCCCGAAGCGTCGAACAACGACAAGTTCGTCGCGCTCGATCTGCTCAAGAACGCCAATATCGCCGCTGCCGGGGTTCTGCCGATGTGCCAGGACACCGGAACCGCCATCGTCATGGGCAAGCGTGGACAGCATGTGCTCACCCCCGGCGACGACGAGAAGTCCATTGCCCGCGGTGTCTACGACGCCTACACGCGTCTGAACCTGCGCTACTCGCAGAACGCCCCCATCACGATGTGGGACGAGAAGAACACCGGCAACAACTTGCCCGCGCAGATCGAGCTGTACGCCGATACTGCTGCCGGACATGAGAACTCGTACAAGTTCCTCTTCATGGCCAAGGGCGGCGGAAGCGCCAACAAGTCCTACCTGTACCAGGAAACCAAAGCGATCCTGAACCCCGACTCGATGATGCAGTTCCTCGAGGCGAAGATCCGCTCACTCGGCACCGCGGCCTGCCCGCCGTACCACCTCGCGATCGTCGTCGGCGGTACCTCGGCCGAGTTCGCGATGAAGACGGCCAAGTACGCGTCCGCGCACTACCTCGACGAATTGCCCACCGAAGGCGCCATCACGGGCCGCGGCTTCCGCGATCACGAACTCGAGAAGAAGGTCTTCGAGCTCACGCAGAAGATCGGCATCGGCGCACAGTTCGGCGGTAAGTACTTCTGCCACGACGTCCGCGTCGTTCGACTCCCCCGCCACGGCGCTTCGTTGCCCGTCGCCATTGCGGTGTCCTGCTCGGCAGATCGACAGGCGAAGGCCAAGATCACCCCGGAGGGCGTGTTCCTGGAACAGCTCGAATTCAACCCGGGCCGTTTCCTGCCCGAGGTCACGGACGCTCAGCTCGACGAAGAGACGGATGGCATTTCGGGTACCGGCAAGGGCGCTGCGGTCAAGATCGATCTGACCAAGCCGATGTCGGAGATCCTGGCCGAGCTCTCCAAGCACCCGGTGAAGACTCGTCTCTCCTTGACCGGTCCGCTCGTCGTGGCACGCGACATCGCGCACGCCAAGATCAAGGAACGCCTCGACGCAGGCGAAGAGATGCCGCAGTATCTCAAGGATCACCCGGTGTACTACGCCGGCCCCGCCAAGACGCCCGACGGCATGGCGTCCGGTTCGTTCGGCCCGACCACGGCCGGCCGTATGGACTCGTACGTCGAGCAGTTCCAGGCCGCCGGTGGCTCGATGATCATGCTGGCCAAGGGAAACCGCTCCAAGCAGGTCACCGACGCCTGCAACTCGCACGGCGGTTTCTACCTCGGGTCGATCGGTGGACCGGCCGCTCGCCTGGCGCTCGACTGCATCAAGAAGGTCGACATCCTCGAGTACGCCGAACTGGGAATGGAAGCCGTCTGGAAGATCGACGTCGAGGACTTCCCCGCCTTCATCGTCGTCGACGACAAGGGCAACGACTTCTTTGCGCACACCGGTGAAGTGACCCTGACGATCGGCAAGCGTCCGGGTCTGTAG
- a CDS encoding L-lactate dehydrogenase, protein MTTPNRSSRRKVSVVGAGSVGTAIAYACLIRGSADALALYDTNSAKVRAEVLDLNHGTQFTPPCTVDGGDDISVTAGSDLVVVTAGAKQHPGQSRLELAAVNVKIAQTLTEQLLAVSPDAVLLFVTNPVDVATYAAIQAAGLSYRGRIFGSGTVLDTARLRFLLATELGVAVENVHAFIVGEHGDSEIPLWSSATIGGVPATSFVGPSGGVLGPDLRAKVAKSVVESAYEIIEGKGATNLAIGLSSAFIAEVVLRDEQRVLPVSTLQSGVHGLEHVCLSLPTMVGRAGAGRVLEVPLSEREASGLRSSARTLREVQESLGL, encoded by the coding sequence ATGACGACGCCGAATCGTTCATCCAGACGAAAAGTGTCCGTTGTCGGTGCGGGAAGTGTCGGCACCGCAATTGCGTATGCGTGCCTGATACGCGGATCGGCCGACGCGCTCGCCCTCTACGACACCAACAGCGCAAAGGTCCGGGCCGAAGTTCTCGATCTCAACCACGGCACCCAGTTCACACCGCCGTGCACTGTCGACGGAGGCGATGACATCTCGGTCACCGCGGGATCCGACTTGGTCGTCGTCACCGCGGGTGCCAAACAGCATCCCGGTCAGTCGCGGCTCGAACTTGCCGCGGTGAACGTCAAGATCGCGCAGACACTGACCGAACAACTGTTGGCGGTGTCACCGGACGCGGTCCTTCTCTTCGTCACCAACCCGGTCGACGTGGCGACCTACGCAGCGATCCAGGCCGCGGGACTGTCGTACCGCGGCCGAATTTTCGGATCTGGGACCGTGCTGGACACGGCCCGATTGCGATTCCTGCTGGCTACCGAACTCGGAGTCGCGGTGGAGAACGTTCATGCCTTCATCGTGGGCGAGCACGGGGATTCCGAGATTCCGCTCTGGTCGAGCGCAACCATCGGCGGAGTGCCGGCAACCTCGTTCGTGGGACCGTCGGGTGGCGTCCTCGGCCCCGACCTACGCGCGAAAGTAGCGAAGTCTGTAGTCGAGAGTGCTTACGAGATCATCGAGGGTAAGGGTGCGACCAACCTCGCCATCGGATTGTCGAGCGCATTCATCGCGGAAGTCGTGTTGCGGGACGAACAACGGGTTCTGCCGGTGTCGACTTTGCAGAGCGGCGTCCACGGACTCGAGCACGTTTGCCTGTCCCTTCCCACGATGGTTGGTCGTGCTGGTGCCGGCCGAGTCCTCGAAGTACCGCTATCGGAAAGAGAGGCTTCGGGGCTCCGATCTTCTGCCCGGACATTGCGAGAGGTGCAGGAATCTCTGGGATTGTGA